From Saccharomyces paradoxus chromosome III, complete sequence, a single genomic window includes:
- the HMLALPHA2 gene encoding homeodomain mating type protein alpha2 (Silenced copy of ALPHA2 at HML~similar to YCL067C) — protein sequence MNKIPIKDLLNPQITDEFKSSILDINKKLFSICCNLPKLPESVTTEEEVELRDILGFLSRANKNRKISDEEKKLLQTTSQLTTTITVLLKEMRSIENDRSNYQLTQKNKSADGLVFNVVTQDMINKSTKPYRGHRFTKENVRILESWFAKNIENPYLDTKGLENLMKNTSLSRIQIKNWVSNRRRKEKTITIAPELADLLSGEPLAKKKE from the coding sequence ATGAATAAGATACCCATTAAAGACCTTTTAAATCCACAAATCACAGATGAGTTTAAATCGAGTATACTAGacataaataaaaagctCTTTTCTATTTGCTGTAATTTACCTAAGTTACCAGAGAGTGTAacaacagaagaagaagttgaattAAGGGATATATTAGGATTCTTATCTAGGGCCAACAAAAACCGTAAGATTAGTGATGAGGAGAAGAAGTTGTTGCAAACAACATCTCAACTCACTACTACCATTACTGTATTACTCAAAGAAATGCGCAGCATAGAAAACGATAGAAGTAATTATCAACTTACacagaaaaataaatcgGCGGATGGGTTGGTATTTAATGTGGTAACTCAAGATATGATAAACAAAAGTACTAAACCTTACAGAGGACACCGGtttacaaaagaaaatgtccGAATACTAGAAAGTTGGTTTGCAAAGAACATCGAGAACCCATATCTAGATACCAAGGGCCTAGAGAAtctaatgaagaatacCAGTTTATCTCGCattcaaatcaaaaactGGGTTTCgaatagaagaagaaaagaaaaaacaataacaatcGCTCCAGAATTAGCGGACCTCTTGAGCGGTGAGCCTCtggcaaagaagaaagaatga
- the HMLALPHA1 gene encoding transcriptional co-activator mating type protein alpha (Silenced copy of ALPHA1 at HML~similar to YCL066W) translates to MFTSKPAFRIKNKTSKSYRNTAVSKKLKDKPIINHVKPSCFNVIRPLKKDIQIPVPSSRFLKKIQIHKIASGNQTTRSQQFNKTSIKSSKKYLNSFMAFRAYYSQFGSGVKQNILSSLLAEEWHADKMQHGIWDYFAQQYNFINPGFGFVEWLTNNYAEVRGDGYWEDVFVHLAL, encoded by the coding sequence ATGTTCACTTCTAAACCTGCTTTCAGaatcaagaataaaacCTCCAAATCATATAGAAACACAgcagtttcaaaaaagctGAAAGACAAACCTATAATTAATCATGTGAAGCCAAGCTGCTTCAATGTTATTCGACCACTCAAGAAGGATATTCAAATTCCTGTACCTTCGTCTCgatttttaaaaaagatcCAAATACATAAAATAGCATCTGGAAACCAAACTACTCGGTCTCAACAGTTCAATAAGACATCcataaaatcttcaaagaaatatttaaacTCATTCATGGCATTCAGAGCCTATTACTCTCAGTTTGGCTCCGGTGTCAAGCAAAATATCTTGTCTTCTTTGCTCGCTGAAGAATGGCACGCGGACAAAATGCAGCACGGAATATGGGACTACTTCGCGCAACAGTATAATTTTATAAACCCTGGTTTTGGTTTTGTAGAGTGGTTGACGAATAATTATGCTGAAGTACGTGGTGACGGATATTGGGAAGATGTGTTTGTACATTTGGCCTTATAG
- the CHA1 gene encoding L-serine/L-threonine ammonia-lyase CHA1 (Catabolic L-serine (L-threonine) deaminase~similar to YCL064C), giving the protein MSIVYNKTPLLRQFFPGKSPAQFFLKYECLQPSGSFKSRGIGNLIMKSAIRIQKDGKRTPQVFASSGGNAGFAAATACQRLSLPCTVVVPTATKKRMVDKIRNTGAHVIVSGAYWKEADTFLKTNVMNKIDSQVIEPIYVHPFDNPDIWEGHSSMIDEIVQDLKSQNISMNKVKGIVCSVGGGGLYNGIIQGLERYSLADRIPIVGVETNGCHVFNTSLRIGQPVQFKKITSIATSLGTAVISNQTFEYARKYDTRSIVIEDKDVIETCLKYTHQFNMVIEPACGAALHLGYNANILEKALGMKLAADDIVIIIACGGSSNTVKDLEEALDNMRKKDSPAIEAADNFIFPEKTTVNLKSA; this is encoded by the coding sequence ATGTCAATAGTCTACAATAAAACACCACTATTACGCCAATTCTTTCCCGGAAAGTCTCCTGCgcaatttttcttgaaatatgAATGCCTTCAACCAAGTGGCTCCTTCAAAAGCAGAGGAATCGGTAACCTCATTATGAAAAGTGCCATCCGAATTCAAAAGGACGGTAAAAGAACTCCTCAAGTTTTCGCTAGTTCTGGTGGTAATGCCGGTTTTGCTGCTGCAACAGCATGTCAGAGACTATCCTTACCATGTACAGTCGTAGTTCCTACAGCgacaaagaaaaggatgGTAGATAAAATTAGGAACACCGGTGCCCATGTTATCGTGAGTGGCGCCTACTGGAAAGAAGCAGATACTTTCTTGAAGACAAATGTCATGAATAAAATAGACTCCCAGGTCATTGAGCCGATTTATGTTCATCCCTTCGATAATCCGGATATTTGGGAAGGACATTCTTCTATGATAGATGAAATAGTTCAAGACCTGAAATCCCAAAATATTTCGATGAATAAAGTTAAAGGTATAGTATGCAGCGTTGGTGGCGGCGGTTTGTATAATGGTATTATTCAAGGTTTGGAAAGGTATAGTCTAGCCGATAGGATCCCTATTGTGGGGGTGGAGACAAATGGATGCCACGTCTTCAATACTTCTCTAAGAATAGGCCAACCAGTTCAGTTCAAGAAGATAACAAGTATCGCTACTTCTCTAGGGACCGCCGTCATATCTAACCAAACTTTCGAATACGCTCGCAAATATGACACCAGATCCATTGTCATAGAGGACAAAGATGTCATTGAAACCTGTCTCAAATATACGCATCAGTTCAATATGGTGATCGAACCAGCATGTGGCGCTGCATTGCATTTGGGTTATAACGCCAACATATTGGAGAAGGCGCTGGGCATGAAATTAGCCGCGGACGACATTGTGATAATTATTGCCTGTGGCGGATCTTCTAACACCGTAAAGGATTTGGAAGAAGCATTGGATAacatgagaaaaaaagactcTCCCGCAATTGAAGCTGCTGACAACTTCATCTTTCCAGAAAAGACTACCGTTAACTTAAAAAGTGCTTGA
- the VAC17 gene encoding Vac17p (Phosphoprotein involved in vacuole inheritance~similar to YCL063W), with translation MATQALEDITERLLIRSQEAILQLDLWIQRQQRSSVCQTTDQESLDKLSQQYNQYMSQLNSLYVRSESVRDKLSKEQQRRLITEDNEHQRIEDLVREFQDITLRLNELATVPNKASDDSPQSQSTRSSLESFQPRPLKIIERQRLCMVTPSKPPKKSVGFNPINDVDCPSKTNSLPCSPKKQPAKNRTLRAAKSHDTGLNKSKNPSSSDAYESFFKNRQRLSLTFFDEMDDEDFDSDQDTIILPNISTPPHVDVTAKGAEFEPLRRYNSHESILSNKPVPSMSLSLGSFPVSFFKPSNPTFGTSISNVQVNCHPTVAASMVPSRNGPRVPSSKALLSSLIARSDTHIVKQNTTNLKHASFMDKFNSSLSTISESFQNKKGKKNKGLNDERISNPDHIVAQEQKKSIMDMSVSIEELQDALNTELLL, from the coding sequence ATGGCAACCCAAGCCCTAGAAGATATTACGGAGAGGCTTCTAATAAGGTCGCAAGAGGCTATCTTGCAATTAGACCTTTGGATACAACGTCAGCAGAGATCATCAGTATGCCAGACAACAGATCAAGAGTCACTCGATAAGCTATCCCAACAGTACAACCAGTATATGTCTCAACTGAACTCTTTGTATGTCAGATCGGAATCTGTTCGAGACAAGTTAAGCAAGGAACAACAACGCAGGTTGATCACAGAGGACAATGAACATCAACGCATAGAAGACTTGGTTCGTGAATTCCAGGATATCACTTTGAGGTTGAATGAGCTGGCCACCGTCCCAAATAAAGCATCAGACGATTCTCCACAATCGCAATCCACAAGAAGTAGTTTAGAATCATTTCAACCTCGaccattgaaaatcattgaGAGGCAACGTCTATGTATGGTGACTCCATCGAAACCACCAAAAAAGTCAGTAGGCTTTAATCCCATTAATGATGTCGACTGTCCTTCGAAAACAAACTCTTTACCATGCTCACCTAAGAAACAACCTGCAAAAAATCGCACTTTGCGTGCAGCCAAATCGCATGATACCGGCTTGAACAAGAGTAAAAATCCGTCTTCCTCAGATGCGTATGAGtccttcttcaaaaatagaCAAAGACTTTCTTTGAccttttttgatgaaatggatgatgaagattttgattCTGATCAAGATACTATCATTCTACCAAACATAAGTACCCCTCCTCACGTGGACGTGACGGCAAAGGGTGCTGAATTCGAACCTTTAAGAAGATACAACTCGCACGAAAGTATACTATCTAATAAGCCAGTTCCCTCTATGTCCCTCAGTTTAGGAAGTTTTCCGGTCTCATTTTTTAAACCATCTAACCCGACCTTCGGGACTTCGATATCCAATGTGCAAGTGAACTGTCATCCAACCGTTGCAGCGTCAATGGTTCCTAGCCGTAATGGGCCTCGTGTCCCAAGTTCGAAGGCGTTGTTATCATCATTAATTGCACGATCAGATACGCATATAGTAAAACAGAATACCACAAATCTTAAACATGCATCTTTTATGGATAAGTTCAATTCTTCGTTATCGACAATATCagaatcttttcaaaataagaaggggaaaaaaaataagggCTTGAACGATGAACGAATATCAAACCCGGACCATATTGTAGCAcaggaacaaaaaaaaagtattatGGATATGAGCGTCTCTATAGAAGAATTGCAAGACGCTTTGAATACAGAACTGCTGTTGTAA
- the MRC1 gene encoding chromatin-modulating protein MRC1 (S-phase checkpoint protein required for DNA replication~similar to YCL061C), whose amino-acid sequence MDDALDALSSLTSKKRATTYKKVAVPIPDEKDNTNGNESAYGMDNPPALTGNGFLFANATLNRVKNRLEGKKAPEQNPNNEKDGNENTLPTQLIANLYDGGEELEGTEIDENSYSGKNGVSSFTQTQRIPVSIQQDKVVNVPIHSVNEENPTQLIKDDVIINAASQTQETPFTMGRSGATQRLSSEGATSQTQKTQPIKPNEPQSQVNTGARNDSGSWLPKFAKVPMIPIGTSPLFQSFPARGPATQMDSLQTVHDEDKTQMDNIPQATHPEDKTQMDKMAQTLQDGVPHTLKIREIQNELASEDSKKEKARNAEYKKPQKTIPTKIEFSKESFLADFDDSSSNEDNEMKLENAHPKQLQNDDELHEDKHSELNITEETKLGEKGVPLLSSYANNLKREIDSSRCITLDPDSDSDDNGNDDMDNNKLIKDENLLPISQLSKATILNLKARLSKQNQKLSQRPNKSKDPKVDHNKLFNTLRKASRKQILDHQREVIETKGLKLEDMVKEKEIVENLLEQEILRNKRIRQKEKRREQLENNDFQLNAHDSGSDSGAESSGFALSGNEITDYELSGSEDEKNRNSDNEEEEDDIIPKQKKSHHVKHLIDESDSEIEVEVKPKKKVDESLPKRIAINLGHYGDNIEEDADKFQETNILDTQKIDEATLEKKAIEDEAKNDDYINEETDEAIRRELIDKERLQLRRKEKEQAAKLKELKKKGVTNFFEMEAEESEDEWHGIGGADGEGSDEYDSDLEKMIDDYSKNNFNPHEIREMLAAENKEMDVKMINKILYDIKNGGFRNKRAKNSLELELSDDEDDVLQQYRLKRRELMRKRRLEIGDDSKLVKNPKSKAFFESMVEDIMEYKNPFRAEEEYNQDITSTATDLDTQDNNSINTGDNTGNNEHRPVDDKNKKIIISEDFVQKSLSFLKSNNYDEFEMDKELARIQHGNDEAIEDLFTLKQHSLIKSFANSQADSVTSRTVNTTIDLEKRTKDEDENENVDPSLVGGFKHPSIIKSFASRTDINDKFKEGNKTVKISKSYKTVGSSKASITYMGKTRKLIAPKRKTGGDHHHHHHHHHNKKMKTKTNRLFESGQDSFDN is encoded by the coding sequence ATGGATGATGCCTTGGATGCTCTGTCCTCGTTGACTTCGAAGAAGAGGGCTACCACCTACAAAAAAGTTGCGGTTCCCATACCAGATGAGAAAGATAATACTAATGGAAATGAATCAGCATATGGCATGGATAATCCACCAGCGTTAACCGGGAACGGGTTTTTATTTGCCAATGCCACATTGAACCGTGTCAAGAACAGATTAGAAGGTAAGAAGGCGCCCGAACAGAATCccaataatgaaaaagatgGGAATGAGAATACTTTACCGACTCAATTGATTGCTAATCTTTATGACGGTGGTGAAGAGTTGGAAGGAACTGAAATCGATGAGAATAGCTACAGTGGAAAAAATGGCGTTTCCTCATTCACACAAACGCAAAGGATACCTGTCAGCATTCAACAAGACAAAGTGGTTAACGTACCTATCCACTCAGTTAATGAGGAGAATCCCACGCAACTAATCAAAGATGATGTTATCATCAATGCAGCTTCACAAACACAAGAAACTCCATTCACAATGGGAAGGTCGGGCGCTACACAGCGCCTAAGTAGCGAAGGTGCAACCTCACAAACCCAGAAAACCCAACCGATAAAACCAAATGAGCCGCAGTCCCAAGTAAATACGGGTGCGAGAAATGATTCTGGCTCTTGGTTGCCAAAATTTGCAAAAGTTCCAATGATACCTATTGGTACTAGTCCTTTATTTCAATCCTTTCCGGCCCGTGGACCTGCTACCCAAATGGACTCACTACAGACCGTGCATGATGAAGACAAGACCCAAATGGATAATATTCCGCAGGCTACGCATCCAGAAGACAAGACCCAGATGGATAAAATGGCTCAGACACTTCAAGATGGAGTGCCACACACCTTAAAGATTCGGGAAATACAAAACGAACTAGCTTCAGAAGATtctaaaaaggaaaaagctCGAAATGCCGAATACAAGAAACCACAAAAGACAATACCGACAAAAATAGAATTTTCTAAAGAATCTTTTCTTGCCGATTTTGACGACTCGTCCTCAAATGAGGATAATGAGatgaaattggaaaatgCACATCCAAAACAATTACAAAACGATGATGAACTGCATGAGGACAAACATTCAGAATTAAATATAACTGAGGAAACAAAACTGGGAGAGAAAGGAGTTCCATTATTAAGCTCCTATGCCAATAATTTGAAACGGGAAATTGACTCATCGAGATGCATAACATTGGACCCCGATAGCGACAGTGACGATAATGGCAATGATGATATGGATAACAATAAACTAATCAAAGATGAAAACCTTTTGCCAATCTCTCAGTTATCAAAGGCTACTATATTAAATTTGAAGGCAAGGCTCTCTAAACAAAATCAGAAGTTATCTCAAAGGCCGAATAAAAGTAAAGATCCTAAAGTGGATCATAATAAACTGTTCAATACATTAAGAAAAGCTAGCAGAAAACAAATTCTAGATCATCAAAGAGAAGTAATTGAAACAAAAGGTCTCAAGTTGGAAGATATGGtcaaggaaaaggaaattgtGGAGAACTTGCTAGAACAAGAAATCCTCAGGAATAAAAGAATCAGacaaaaagagaagagaagGGAACAATTAGAAAACAATGATTTTCAGTTGAACGCCCACGATTCCGGTTCTGACTCAGGTGCAGAATCCTCCGGGTTTGCATTGAGTGGCAATGAAATTACCGATTATGAATTATCTGGTagtgaagatgaaaaaaatagaaattctgataatgaagaagaggaggatgatattattcccaaacaaaagaaatctCACCACGTGAAACACCTCATTGACGAATCAGACtctgaaattgaagttgaagttaaaccaaaaaagaaagttgaTGAAAGCCTACCGAAGAGAATCGCCATTAACCTAGGTCATTACGGTGATAATATTGAAGAGGATGCTGacaaatttcaagaaactAACATTCTAGATACACAAAAGATTGACGAGGCCACgctagaaaaaaaagcaatcGAAGATGAAGCCAAAAACGATGACTATATTAATGAAGAGACGGATGAAGCAATTCGCCGTGAACTAATTGATAAGGAAAGGTTGCAACTGAGACGGAAAGAAAAGGAGCAAGCTGCTAAgttaaaagaattaaagaaaaaaggtgTCACAAACTTCTTTGAAATGGAAGCCGAAGAATCCGAGGATGAATGGCATGGTATTGGTGGTGCCGATGGAGAAGGATCTGATGAATATGATTCTGACCTAGAAAAAATGATTGATGATTATTCCAAGAACAACTTCAATCCCCACGAAATTAGAGAAATGTTGGCAGCAGAAAATAAGGAAATGGATGTCAAAATGATAAACAAAATTCTTTATGACATTAAAAATGGGGGATTCCGTAATAAAAGAGCGAAGAATAGCTTAGAGCTAGAACTaagtgatgatgaagatgacgtATTACAACAATATCGTCTCAAAAGGAGAGAATTGATGAGAAAAAGGAGGTTAGAAATTGGTGATGATTCAAAGCTTGTTAAAAACCCAAAATCGAAGgcattttttgaaagtatgGTGGAAGATATTATGGAATATAAAAACCCCTTCAGggctgaagaagaatataacCAGGACATTACAAGTACGGCTACTGATTTGGATACACAGGATAACAATAGCATAAATACAGGCGACAACACGGGAAATAATGAACACAGACCTGTAGATgacaagaacaaaaaaattatcatatCTGAGGACTTTGTACAGAAGAGCTTATCCTTTCTGAAAAGCAATAATTATGACGAATTTGAAATGGATAAGGAACTAGCAAGAATACAGCATGGCAATGATGAAGCGATTGAAGATTTATTTACCCTAAAGCAACATAGtttgataaaatcattCGCGAATTCTCAAGCTGATTCGGTCACTTCAAGAACAGTAAATACAACAATTGATTTAGAAAAGCGCACgaaagatgaagatgagaaTGAAAATGTGGATCCATCATTAGTTGGGGGATTTAAACATCCATCAATAATCAAATCGTTTGCATCCAGGACAGACATTAACGATAAGTTCAAAGAAGGTAACAAGACAgtcaaaatttcaaagtcttACAAGACAGTGGGGAGCTCAAAGGCTTCTATTACATATATGGGTAAAACAAGGAAATTAATAGCACCAAAAAGGAAGACTGGAGGAGATCACCATCACCAccaccatcatcatcataataaaaaaatgaaaacgaaaacGAATAGACTTTTTGAAAGTGGACAAGATAGTTTTGATAATTAG
- the KRR1 gene encoding ribosome biosynthesis protein KRR1 (Nucleolar protein required for rRNA synthesis and ribosomal assembly~similar to YCL059C) yields the protein MVSTHNRDKPWDTNDIDKWKIEEFKEEDNVSGQPFAEESSFMTLFPKYRESYLKTIWNDVTRALDKHNIACVLDLVEGSMTVKTTRKTYDPAIILKARDLIKLLARSVPFPQAVKILQDDMACDVIKIGNFVTNKERFVKRRQRLVGPNGNTLKALELLTKCYILVQGNTVSAMGPFKGLKEVRRVVEDCMKNIHPIYHIKELMIKRELAKRPELANEDWSRFLPMFKKRNVARKKPKKIRNVEKKVYTPFPPAQLPRKVDLEIESGEYFLSKREKQMKKLNEQKEKQMEREVERQEERAKDFIAPEEEAYKPNQN from the coding sequence ATGGTGTCTACACACAACAGAGACAAGCCTTGGGATACaaatgatattgataaGTGGAAGATAGAGGAGtttaaagaagaggatAACGTATCCGGCCAACCTTTTGCTGAAGAATCCAGTTTTATGACTTTGTTTCCTAAATACAGAGAAAGCTACTTGAAAACGATTTGGAATGACGTAACAAGAGCTCTAGACAAACACAACATAGCGTGTGTTCTAGATTTAGTCGAGGGTTCTATGACAGTAAAAACGACTAGAAAAACGTACGATCCTGCTATTATCTTGAAAGCCAGAGACTTGATCAAATTATTGGCAAGATCCGTTCCTTTCCCGCAGGCCGTTAAGATCCTACAAGATGACATGGCGTGTGACGTTATTAAAATTGGTAATTTCGTTACAAACAAAGAAAGGTTCGTCAAGAGAAGACAACGTCTTGTAGGTCCCAACGGTAATACTCTGAAAGCCTTGGAACTACTAACCAAGTGTTATATCCTAGTACAAGGTAACACAGTAAGTGCCATGGGTCCCTTCAAAGGCTTAAAGGAAGTCCGTCGAGTAGTGGAAGACtgtatgaaaaatattcaccCTATCTATCATATCAAGGAATTAATGATCAAAAGAGAATTGGCAAAAAGACCAGAACTAGCCAATGAAGATTGGTCAAGATTTTTGCCCATGTTCAAGAAGAGAAATGTGGCCAGGAAGAAGCCCAAAAAGATCAGAAACGTCGAAAAGAAAGTCTACACTCCATTTCCACCTGCCCAATTGCCTAGAAAGgttgatttggaaattgaaagtGGTGAATATTTCTTAagcaaaagagaaaagcaaatgaagaaattaaacgaacaaaaggaaaagcaaATGGAAAGAGAAGTGGAAAGGCAGGAAGAGAGAGCAAAGGATTTTATAGctccagaagaagaagcataCAAGCCAAATCAAAACTAG
- the ADF1 gene encoding Adf1p (similar to YCL058W) yields MGKSSMRNKSVGKNVAVGKKVQKKRPISTAERKRTKLQVEKLNKSSETMIPTLLRETNTQEPSKRKAESTLKAEELIKDQEKDSKVREQIQTEKSKTNDNMLKQIEMISGFSL; encoded by the coding sequence ATGGGCAAGAGCAGCATGAGAAATAAGAGTGTGGGCAAGAATGTTGCTGTTGGCAAGAAagtacaaaaaaagaggcCGATCAGCACCGCTGAGAGGAAGAGAACCAAGTTACAAGTGGAAAAGTTAAACAAAAGTAGTGAGACAATGATACCGACGCTGTTACGCGAGACAAATACGCAAGAACCATCCAAAAGGAAGGCTGAGTCTACTCTAAAAGCTGAAGAACTAATAAAGGACCAGGAAAAAGACTCCAAGGTACGAGAACAAATTCAGacagaaaaatcaaagacAAATGACAACATGCTGAAGCAGATCGAAATGATATCCGGGTTTTCTTTATAG
- the MIC10 gene encoding Mic10p (similar to YCL057C), with product MSEQAQAQQPAKSTPSKDSNKNGSAVSTVLDTKWDIVLSNMLVKTAMGFGVGVFTSVLFFKRRAFPVWLGIGFGVGRGYAEGDAIFRSSAGLRSSKV from the coding sequence ATGTCCGAACAAGCACAAGCACAACAACCAGCGAAAAGCACCCCCTCCAAAGATTCTAACAAGAATGGTAGCGCAGTGTCCACGGTCCTCGACACGAAGTGGGACATTGTCCTGTCCAACATGCTGGTCAAGACTGCCATGGGCTTTGGCGTCGGTGTGTTCACCTCAGTATTGTTCTTTAAGCGCCGTGCATTTCCCGTATGGCTAGGCATTGGGTTTGGTGTTGGAAGAGGCTACGCTGAGGGCGACGCCATCTTTAGATCCAGCGCCGGTCTCAGATCCTCGAAGGTTTAG